A part of Neoarius graeffei isolate fNeoGra1 chromosome 8, fNeoGra1.pri, whole genome shotgun sequence genomic DNA contains:
- the lsm11 gene encoding U7 snRNA-associated Sm-like protein LSm11, whose translation MEEIEREGRSEISSVRLTVCEQQNTCRKDETDIDKKLDISSDQFDPLLALYSSEVSLPYPNVKCFNNLAEYESFMKGGRGRAKPDNMEKKIRKTRRGVMDPERIERLKKLMVKNPCEEGEESGEKRPAAAVKHKVPKNVLTRMPLHEGSPLGELNRCVQYRLRVKVHIRSFKGLRGVCTGFVVAFDKFWNLAMVDVDETYRELLLGDAFNHEKALTVTRLFRKLQVQPASEKAAVVEMSKADESSAKPHPATTSSIWRVQAAESLMQSVKDLAVSSTDVSHISDTGSEQRPKVSKPRVQHGRVRTRHVNQLFIRGENVLLVNIQQE comes from the exons atggaggaaattgaaAGGGAAGGAAGAAGTGAAATCAGTTCGGTTCGTTTAACAGTATGTGAGCAGCAGAACACGTGCAGAAAAGATGAGACTGATATTGACAAGAAGCTGGACATTAGTTCGGATCAGTTTGATCCGCTACTTGCCTTGTATTCCTCAGAAGTTTCTCTGCCTTATCCTAACGTCAAGTGTTTTAACAACCTCGCGGAGTATGAAAGCTTCATGAAAGGCGGTCGTGGAAGAGCGAAACCTGATAATATGGAGAAAAAGATCCGAAAAACGAGAAGGGGAGTAATGGATCCGGAGAGAATAGAGAGGCTGAAAAAACTCATGGTGAAAAATCCGTGTGAAGAAGGAGAGGAGAGCGGAGAGAAGCGACCTGCTGCTGCAGTAAAACACAAAGTGCCAAAAAATGTTCTCACCAGGATGCCGT TGCATGAGGGTAGCCCTTTAGGAGAACTGAACCGCTGCGTCCAATACCGACTCCGAGTCAAAGTCCACATTCGCTCCTTTAAGGGTTTGCGCGGAGTGTGTACCGGCTTCGTGGTGGCTTTCGACAAATTCTGGAACCTG GCCATGGTGGATGTGGACGAAACCTACAGGGAGCTTTTACTTGGGGATGCGTTCAACCATGAAAAAGCACTGACTGTTACaagg CTGTTTCGGAAGTTACAAGTTCAGCCTGCATCTGAGAAAGCAGCAGTGGTTGAGATGTCAAAAGCAGACGAGTCGAGTGCTAAGCCACACCCTGCCACCACAAGCAGCATCTGGAGGGTTCAAGCAGCAGAGAGCCTGATGCAGTCTGTGAAAGACCTGGCAGTGAGCAGCACAGATGTGTCTCATATATCTGACACTGGTTCAGAGCAGAGACCAAAGGTGTCTAAGCCAAGGGTGCAGCATGGACGAGTGCGTACTCGTCACGTCAATCAGCTCTTTATACGGGGAGAAAATGTTCTCCTTGTGAATATTCAGCAAGAGTAG